From the genome of Leguminivora glycinivorella isolate SPB_JAAS2020 chromosome 26, LegGlyc_1.1, whole genome shotgun sequence, one region includes:
- the LOC125239703 gene encoding histone H2A, which yields MSGRGKGGKVKGKAKSRSNRAGLQFPVGRIHRLLRKGNYAERVGAGAPVYLAAVMEYLAAEVLELAGNAARDNKKTRIIPRHLQLAIRNDEELNKLLSGVTIAQGGVLPNIQAVLLPKKTEKKA from the coding sequence ATGTCTGGACGTGGTAAAGGTGGCAAGGTTAAGGGAAAGGCAAAGTCCCGTTCTAACCGTGCCGGACTTCAGTTCCCCGTGGGCCGTATCCACAGGCTTCTACGCAAGGGCAACTACGCCGAGCGCGTCGGTGCCGGTGCCCCCGTGTACTTGGCTGCCGTCATGGAATACCTGGCCGCTGAGGTTCTCGAGTTGGCCGGAAACGCCGCTCGTGACAACAAGAAGACCAGGATCATCCCCAGACATCTCCAGCTGGCCATCCGCAACGACGAAGAGTTGAACAAGCTCCTCTCCGGTGTGACCATCGCCCAGGGTGGTGTGCTGCCTAACATTCAGGCCGTGCTCCTGCCCAAGAAGACCGAGAAGAAGGCTTAA